The Alistipes finegoldii DSM 17242 DNA segment GAAATCTACACCCACCTCGACAGCGACCACCTGCGCCGCACGCTCGAAGAGCACCTGCCGATATAAGCCGTCGGGAGTCAGGAGGAAAAGGCGGGTGCAGCCCTCCCGGACAGGATAAACCGCATACGCAGGCGCAAACTGAACCGCCGTTCGCACGGAAAAAACCACACTCGCCCATAGAAAACAGCGAAGCCGGGGATCGAACCCCGGCTTCGTCGTTTTACGGCGCAGAGCGTCATTCGCCCTGCACGCAGTCATAAACAAGAATATTGGCCCGGCGGTTGCCCGACGATCCGTCGCGGCACGCCACGCCCAGATAGAGTTTGCCGTCACGCACCTTCAGACTCTCGCCCTCGGCATAGCCCGTGGTCGTAAGTCCCGCGGCGGCAAGTCCCGCCTTGTCGGCGACGGCCGCCACTTCGGTACGCGGCACGACGATCTTGCCGCTGTAGTTGAAGACCGTGACATAGGCTTTCGATTCGAACGAATCGGCGCCCGTCTCGACGGCGTTGCCTTCGTAGAAGTAGACGTAGTTGCCCGCCACTTCGTGTCCCTGATGCGAATAGGAGTAGACGTCGTTCTCCTTGTCCGACCCGGCGGGTACCGAAAAACCGCCCAGCACGCGGCAGTCGTTCAGGTCGCGGGCCTCGATCTCGCGGGTCACGGGTTCGCTGCCCGCCGAACCGACCGTCACCGTCGCCGTCATCTTCTTGAGCGGCAGGGCCAATGCTTCATCGAGGTCGAAAATCCAGAAGTAGCGCACGCCCGACCTGCGCGAACCGATGAGCAGGCGGCGCGCCCCGAAGTCGATCGAGACCTGCTGGTCGTACTGTCCGTCCTTGTTGAGGAAAAAGGTCTCTCCCGCATAGCCGGCGTCGGAGGTCGCGCCCGGAACGAATTCGACCCGCGACACGGACCAGTTGTCGCCGTATTCGCCGCTTTTGTCCACCGAGGCGTTGCTGTTGAGCCAGATGTAGGTCTTGCCGTCGGAAGCCTCCTCGGCGACGATCTGCGTGCCGTGGCCGAAGTATTTGAGGATCATGTAGTCGGTCTGCGCGTTCAGCCCCGGACCCGCGGCGCGGCAGATGTTGAGCGTCGCGCCGTCGGAGCCGACCTGCGAATAATAGATGCTGCCGCTTTCGGTCAGGTCGAAGCCCTGCATGATGCGCCGGGGAGCGTACAGCAGTACGTTTTTGCTGTAGATAAGCTCATCGGAGAGCGGGGCCGCGAGCGCAGCCGAAGGATCGAGCGGCGGCTCCTGCAACGTGGCGACCGTACAGCGGGCCGAGTAGCTGCGGTAGCGGGCCGTAATGACGGCCGTGCCGAAGGCGCGGAGCGTCACCAGTCCGGTTTGATCGACCGTGGCGACCGTCTGGTCGGAAGAGCTCCACTTGAGCGTGACTCCGGCATCGGCGGGACGGGTCGCGGCGACCAGTTGGAACGACTGCCCGACGGTAAGTTCCAGATCCTTCTCGTTGAGTTTGAGCGACGTGATCTGCACCGTCCTGTCATCCGAAGAGCATCCGGCGCCCGCTGCGGCCGAAACGACGGCCAGCAACAGCAGAGTGAGGTATTTTTTCATACTGTTCGTTGTTTTCATCAGTTCATGTTCTCATCGACGACCGACACCGAGAAGGTGCCCT contains these protein-coding regions:
- a CDS encoding Ig-like domain-containing protein codes for the protein MKKYLTLLLLAVVSAAAGAGCSSDDRTVQITSLKLNEKDLELTVGQSFQLVAATRPADAGVTLKWSSSDQTVATVDQTGLVTLRAFGTAVITARYRSYSARCTVATLQEPPLDPSAALAAPLSDELIYSKNVLLYAPRRIMQGFDLTESGSIYYSQVGSDGATLNICRAAGPGLNAQTDYMILKYFGHGTQIVAEEASDGKTYIWLNSNASVDKSGEYGDNWSVSRVEFVPGATSDAGYAGETFFLNKDGQYDQQVSIDFGARRLLIGSRRSGVRYFWIFDLDEALALPLKKMTATVTVGSAGSEPVTREIEARDLNDCRVLGGFSVPAGSDKENDVYSYSHQGHEVAGNYVYFYEGNAVETGADSFESKAYVTVFNYSGKIVVPRTEVAAVADKAGLAAAGLTTTGYAEGESLKVRDGKLYLGVACRDGSSGNRRANILVYDCVQGE